The following proteins come from a genomic window of Tepidiforma thermophila:
- the rpsO gene encoding 30S ribosomal protein S15, with protein MLTKERKTDLIKEFGTHPNDTGSPEVQVAILTERIKYLTEHLKVHKHDYHTRRGLLKLVGQRRRQLRYLNSRDVNRYRELIARLGLRR; from the coding sequence TTGCTGACGAAAGAGCGCAAGACCGACCTCATCAAGGAGTTCGGCACTCACCCCAACGACACCGGGTCGCCTGAGGTGCAGGTTGCCATCCTCACCGAGCGGATCAAGTACCTCACCGAGCACCTCAAGGTGCACAAGCACGACTACCACACACGTCGCGGCCTCCTGAAGCTCGTCGGCCAGCGTCGCCGCCAGCTTCGGTACCTCAACAGCCGCGACGTCAACCGGTACCGCGAACTCATCGCCCGCCTCGGCCTCCGCAGATAG
- a CDS encoding AAA family ATPase yields MVSGNRGGGEGVLVLLSGLPGSGKTTLARQLTERLGAVHVESDAVRRQLFPEPAYTPEEHAAVFARAEALAADALAEGQTVVVDATNLTRRDRRRFVRLGERAGGLVRVRVTAPEAVVRERLRRPREGFSQADEAVYERMLPRAEALDGPNVVVDTRFETGPSVELIARLVERLR; encoded by the coding sequence ATGGTTAGCGGCAATCGGGGAGGGGGCGAAGGGGTGCTCGTGCTGCTCTCGGGGCTGCCCGGTTCGGGGAAGACGACGCTGGCGCGGCAGCTGACGGAGCGGCTGGGGGCGGTGCACGTGGAGAGCGATGCGGTGCGGCGGCAGCTCTTTCCGGAGCCGGCCTACACGCCGGAGGAGCACGCGGCGGTGTTCGCGCGGGCGGAGGCGCTGGCAGCGGATGCGCTGGCCGAGGGGCAGACGGTGGTGGTGGATGCGACGAACCTGACGCGGCGGGACCGGCGGCGGTTCGTGCGGCTGGGGGAGCGGGCCGGGGGGCTGGTGCGGGTGCGGGTGACGGCGCCGGAGGCGGTGGTGCGGGAGCGGCTGCGCCGTCCGCGGGAGGGGTTTTCGCAGGCGGACGAAGCGGTCTATGAGCGGATGCTTCCGCGGGCGGAGGCGCTGGACGGCCCGAACGTGGTGGTCGACACGCGCTTCGAGACGGGGCCAAGCGTGGAGCTCATCGCCCGGCTGGTGGAGCGGCTGCGGTGA
- a CDS encoding aldehyde dehydrogenase family protein, giving the protein MTSIAERPGVTTYQQFIDGQWVDALSGATFTRTSPYDGSVVGVYPNSGIEDAERAIRAARRAFDETSWPTSPAADRARILRRAADLLAERADAFATCIAAEVGKPKTMALGEVMATAEVFQLFAAKALNLKGESFTQQIPDAVGIVAHEPVGVVGIITPWNFPLLLISWKIGPAIAAGCTMVAKPSHYTPGSTLMLAGLLAEAGLPDGVFNVVTSETDNGALVGQHIAASELVDKVAFTGSTASGKAVMRAAANNVKKVSLELGGKSPNIVFPDAALDAAVAGAFFGIYLNSGQVCQAGSRLLVAKPIKDEFVAKLTALSQTLKLGDPFDPATTMGPVINENQLAKIESYLERGRQEAKLLTGGSRATDPGLEKGLFVKPTIFDEVPAQATIAREEIFGPVLSVLSFDNLDDVIRIANDTMYGLAAAVWTKDINVALKVAKGLRAGTVWVNAYHSTGLYNMPYGGYKQSGLGRELGDLGLEEYMETKSIQIKLQ; this is encoded by the coding sequence ATGACGTCCATCGCCGAACGCCCCGGCGTCACCACCTACCAGCAGTTCATCGACGGCCAGTGGGTCGACGCCCTCAGCGGCGCAACCTTCACCCGCACCAGCCCCTACGACGGCTCCGTCGTCGGCGTCTACCCCAACAGCGGCATCGAAGACGCCGAGCGCGCCATCCGCGCCGCGCGCCGCGCCTTCGACGAGACCTCCTGGCCCACCTCCCCCGCCGCCGACCGCGCACGCATCCTCCGCCGGGCCGCCGACCTCCTCGCCGAGCGCGCCGATGCCTTCGCCACCTGCATCGCCGCCGAAGTCGGCAAGCCTAAGACCATGGCCCTCGGCGAAGTCATGGCCACCGCCGAGGTCTTCCAGCTCTTCGCCGCCAAGGCCCTCAACCTCAAAGGCGAATCCTTCACCCAGCAAATCCCCGACGCCGTCGGCATCGTCGCCCATGAACCCGTCGGCGTGGTCGGCATCATCACCCCCTGGAACTTCCCGCTCCTTCTCATCTCCTGGAAGATCGGCCCCGCCATCGCCGCCGGCTGCACCATGGTGGCCAAGCCCTCCCACTACACCCCCGGCTCCACCCTCATGCTCGCCGGCCTCCTCGCCGAAGCCGGCCTGCCGGACGGCGTCTTCAACGTTGTCACCAGCGAAACCGATAACGGCGCTCTCGTCGGCCAGCACATCGCCGCCTCCGAGCTCGTCGATAAGGTCGCCTTCACCGGCTCCACCGCCAGCGGCAAGGCCGTCATGCGCGCCGCCGCAAACAACGTCAAAAAGGTCAGCCTCGAACTCGGCGGCAAGTCCCCCAACATCGTCTTCCCCGATGCCGCCCTCGATGCCGCCGTCGCCGGCGCCTTCTTCGGCATCTACCTCAACAGCGGCCAGGTCTGCCAGGCCGGCTCCCGCCTCCTCGTCGCGAAGCCGATCAAGGACGAATTCGTCGCGAAGCTCACCGCCCTCAGCCAAACGCTCAAGCTCGGCGACCCCTTCGACCCCGCCACCACCATGGGCCCGGTCATCAACGAAAACCAGCTCGCAAAGATCGAGAGCTACCTCGAACGCGGCAGGCAGGAAGCGAAGCTGCTCACCGGCGGCTCCCGCGCCACCGACCCCGGCCTCGAAAAAGGCCTCTTCGTCAAACCCACCATCTTCGATGAGGTCCCCGCGCAGGCCACCATCGCCCGCGAAGAGATCTTCGGTCCCGTCCTCTCCGTCCTCTCCTTCGACAACCTCGACGATGTCATCCGCATCGCCAACGACACCATGTACGGCCTTGCCGCAGCCGTCTGGACGAAGGACATCAACGTCGCCCTGAAAGTCGCCAAAGGCCTCCGCGCCGGCACCGTCTGGGTCAACGCCTACCACTCCACCGGCCTCTACAACATGCCCTACGGCGGCTACAAGCAGAGCGGCCTCGGCCGCGAACTCGGCGACCTCGGCCTCGAGGAGTACATGGAGACCAAGTCCATCCAGATCAAGCTCCAGTAG
- a CDS encoding MauE/DoxX family redox-associated membrane protein — MQYLAIGIPASVAVIAGVIKLRFRREFASAIVAWGVLPPRGIQPFTTGLPAAEVATGLAAIGLTLMGRQVAALALLAPLFLLLAAGQAVILKRSVNPSCGCFGRTAGPIGTGTIVRAAALALLPVAAIIVF, encoded by the coding sequence ATGCAGTACTTGGCCATTGGCATTCCGGCGTCGGTTGCTGTCATCGCTGGCGTCATCAAGCTTCGGTTCCGCCGCGAATTCGCCTCCGCGATCGTCGCCTGGGGGGTCCTTCCCCCGCGTGGGATTCAGCCGTTCACCACCGGGCTGCCGGCGGCTGAGGTCGCCACGGGCCTGGCTGCGATTGGTCTCACGTTGATGGGACGCCAGGTCGCGGCTCTTGCGTTGCTCGCCCCGCTGTTCTTGCTGCTTGCGGCAGGCCAGGCCGTGATTCTCAAGCGAAGTGTCAACCCCTCGTGCGGGTGCTTCGGGAGGACTGCAGGGCCAATCGGTACCGGGACCATCGTCCGCGCCGCCGCCCTGGCGCTGCTGCCGGTGGCGGCCATCATCGTCTTTTAG
- a CDS encoding phosphatase PAP2 family protein: MPPACYLEISIIVAATACGHSRIPMAPRFDRTAHRLARAWALIRQYGIYEAVVVVVAFLIYFTVRGLVVDRAGEAMVRAFNLIELEQQLRIYWELRMQSWILDSYWAIRALNWVYFWGHMPLVALLAVWLFVFHRRAYYSTRNAFLASGAIGVVIYWLFPVAPPRLVPFSGFIDTMAAFDRFGYNAQETEAFVNPFAAVPSLHFGWSLLLGAVVAWVGRHPLAVAFGVAWPVAMFFAVVMTGNHFILDAVFGGIVAFAGFGIALLIERFWHPAARALAARLPAREPVK, from the coding sequence ATGCCGCCGGCGTGCTACCTTGAAATCAGCATTATCGTCGCGGCAACCGCCTGCGGCCACTCGCGGATCCCCATGGCGCCCCGATTCGACCGCACCGCTCACCGCCTCGCCCGGGCCTGGGCACTCATCCGGCAGTACGGCATCTACGAAGCCGTCGTGGTCGTCGTCGCCTTCCTCATCTACTTCACCGTCCGGGGCCTCGTCGTCGACCGCGCCGGCGAGGCGATGGTCCGCGCCTTCAACCTCATCGAACTCGAGCAGCAGCTCCGCATCTACTGGGAGCTCCGTATGCAGAGCTGGATTCTCGATTCCTACTGGGCCATCCGGGCACTCAACTGGGTCTACTTCTGGGGCCACATGCCCCTCGTCGCCCTCCTCGCCGTCTGGCTCTTCGTCTTCCACCGCCGCGCCTACTACAGCACCCGGAACGCCTTCCTCGCCTCAGGGGCCATCGGCGTCGTCATCTACTGGCTCTTCCCCGTCGCCCCGCCGCGGCTCGTCCCCTTCTCCGGCTTCATCGATACCATGGCCGCCTTCGACCGCTTCGGCTACAACGCCCAGGAGACCGAAGCCTTCGTCAACCCCTTCGCCGCCGTCCCCAGCCTCCACTTCGGCTGGTCGCTCCTCCTCGGCGCCGTCGTCGCCTGGGTCGGGCGGCATCCGCTCGCCGTCGCTTTCGGCGTCGCCTGGCCGGTCGCGATGTTCTTCGCTGTCGTCATGACCGGGAACCACTTCATCCTCGATGCCGTCTTCGGCGGCATCGTCGCCTTCGCCGGCTTCGGCATCGCCCTCCTCATCGAACGGTTCTGGCATCCAGCCGCCCGGGCGCTCGCCGCCCGCCTCCCCGCCCGCGAGCCGGTGAAGTGA
- a CDS encoding leucyl aminopeptidase produces MKVRVEQGDITRAAADAVVVNLFEGVTVPGGGTGAVDMALGGAISQVIAAGDLRGKAGELVTIHTLGRMPAPRVLVAGLGNRDEFDIDAVRNLAANVVRALRRPGIRRIATIAHGAGIAGLDPEACAQAIAEGSILGGYQFLKHKSSAGDDRAEIEEVVIIEHDASKVAGMARAAERGSILAEATNIARDWANEPSNHLTPTVMAERAAELAREAGMEFEVLERADMERKGMGSLLSVAKGSVEPPKLIRLGYRGRGGEGWDLALVGKGITFDTGGISIKPAANMEAMKADMTGAANVITAAWALARLGAKLNVLAIAPCTENMPSGSATKPGDVVRAMNGRTIEVINTDAEGRLVLADAICWANELGAKRIVDVATLTGAVTTALGDVCYALMTNDDALCREVEAAAAAAGEKTWRLPMWKEYDEYIKSDVADCRNVGAGNRGAGTIVGAKFLEPFAGKTPWVHLDIAGVDNMSSDRGWVTKGASGYSVRALINLGLRLAQ; encoded by the coding sequence GTGAAGGTACGTGTCGAGCAAGGCGATATCACCCGGGCAGCGGCGGATGCGGTCGTCGTGAACCTGTTCGAAGGTGTGACGGTGCCGGGGGGCGGGACCGGCGCGGTGGATATGGCGCTGGGCGGTGCAATTTCACAGGTGATCGCCGCGGGCGACCTGCGAGGCAAGGCCGGCGAGCTGGTGACGATCCACACGCTGGGGCGGATGCCTGCGCCGCGCGTGCTGGTGGCCGGGCTGGGGAACCGCGACGAGTTCGACATCGACGCGGTGCGGAACCTTGCGGCGAACGTGGTGCGGGCGCTGCGGAGGCCGGGCATCCGCCGGATTGCGACGATTGCGCACGGAGCGGGGATCGCCGGGCTCGACCCGGAGGCGTGCGCGCAGGCGATCGCGGAGGGGTCGATTCTCGGCGGGTACCAGTTCCTGAAGCACAAGTCGAGCGCAGGGGACGACCGGGCGGAGATCGAGGAGGTGGTGATCATCGAGCACGACGCGTCGAAGGTGGCGGGGATGGCGCGGGCGGCGGAGCGGGGGTCGATCCTGGCGGAGGCGACGAATATCGCGCGGGACTGGGCGAACGAGCCATCGAACCACCTGACGCCGACGGTGATGGCGGAGCGAGCTGCGGAGCTGGCGCGGGAGGCGGGGATGGAGTTCGAGGTGCTGGAGCGGGCGGACATGGAGCGGAAGGGGATGGGCTCGCTGCTCTCGGTTGCGAAGGGGAGCGTGGAGCCGCCGAAGCTCATCCGGCTCGGCTACCGGGGCCGCGGCGGCGAGGGGTGGGACCTCGCGCTGGTGGGGAAGGGGATTACGTTCGATACCGGCGGCATCAGCATCAAGCCGGCGGCGAACATGGAGGCGATGAAGGCGGACATGACCGGCGCCGCGAACGTGATAACGGCGGCGTGGGCCCTGGCGCGGCTGGGAGCGAAGCTGAACGTGCTGGCGATTGCTCCATGCACGGAGAACATGCCCTCAGGCAGCGCGACGAAGCCGGGCGACGTGGTCCGGGCGATGAACGGGCGGACGATCGAGGTGATCAACACGGATGCCGAGGGGCGGCTCGTGCTGGCGGACGCGATCTGCTGGGCGAACGAGCTGGGCGCGAAGCGGATTGTCGACGTGGCGACGCTGACCGGGGCGGTGACGACGGCGCTCGGGGACGTGTGCTACGCGCTGATGACGAACGACGATGCGCTCTGCCGGGAGGTGGAGGCGGCGGCTGCGGCGGCGGGGGAGAAGACCTGGCGGCTGCCGATGTGGAAGGAGTACGACGAGTACATCAAGAGCGATGTGGCCGACTGCCGGAACGTCGGCGCCGGGAACCGGGGTGCGGGGACGATTGTCGGGGCGAAGTTCCTGGAGCCGTTCGCGGGGAAGACGCCGTGGGTGCACCTCGACATCGCCGGGGTGGACAACATGTCGTCGGACCGGGGCTGGGTGACGAAGGGTGCGAGCGGCTACAGCGTGCGGGCGCTCATCAACCTGGGGCTGCGGCTGGCGCAGTAG
- a CDS encoding GNAT family N-acetyltransferase — protein MDVVYPPERTFVTRTGTTMRLRPIRPEDVPNLFAFHERLSIESLRMRYFTPRRRLTNEVARHLCTVDFRDRAAFVASPLDSDTIHGIGRYERDAPRSAEVAFIVEDALQGQGIGPALLARLAEHARSQGIDRFTAAVLNENTAMLAVFRASPFRPQVSVEGDCAFVKLDLTVLPEPAAAPAQRSLLPKAPHRGLAPAPRLLAAPE, from the coding sequence GTGGACGTCGTCTATCCTCCGGAACGCACCTTCGTCACGCGCACCGGCACAACCATGCGCCTCCGGCCGATCCGACCGGAGGATGTGCCCAACCTCTTCGCCTTCCACGAGCGCCTCTCCATCGAGTCGCTCCGCATGCGCTACTTCACACCTCGCCGCCGGCTCACCAATGAGGTCGCCCGCCACCTCTGCACCGTCGACTTCCGCGACCGCGCCGCCTTCGTCGCCAGCCCGCTCGACAGCGACACCATCCACGGCATCGGCCGCTACGAGCGCGACGCACCCCGCTCCGCCGAGGTCGCCTTCATCGTCGAAGACGCCCTCCAGGGCCAGGGCATCGGCCCCGCCCTCCTCGCCCGTCTCGCCGAGCACGCCCGCAGCCAGGGCATCGACCGCTTCACTGCCGCTGTCCTCAACGAGAACACCGCCATGCTCGCCGTCTTCCGCGCCTCCCCATTCCGCCCGCAGGTCTCCGTCGAGGGTGACTGCGCCTTCGTGAAGCTCGATCTCACCGTCCTGCCCGAGCCCGCCGCTGCGCCGGCCCAGCGCTCGCTCCTGCCGAAGGCCCCACACCGCGGCCTCGCGCCCGCACCGCGCCTGTTGGCTGCCCCCGAGTAG
- a CDS encoding MFS transporter: MTAQHPPRPLPPAARLLPGGWFYGWYVAVACSLLMMVGVGVGYYGLPIFLKPLKEAHGWSTAEVSWAPAIYFCVSGLTAAIVGPYVDKYGPRRFMLIGSLINGASAAMIGIVNELWQLYLVYFVFAVAFGMSSNIAVNAILTRWFIRRRALAMSISFTGVSLGGVILAPVASRLIDAGGLELATPILGALVILTSIPVILGVIVFDPRDVGMLPDGDTAESAPPPAQQAVLAAQMRTWTRAEAVRTVGFWGILVAFLLVLIAQTGYVVHQVTFLEDRLGSRSAAAFTISVTAFGSIVARLAVGIFADNVDRRLLTVILFVVQATAILLIIHTDSIAATWALTLVFGLTIGNVYMMQSLLVGEIFGMVSFGTVFGLISLAGQVGSGLGPIGVGIIHDATGGYTVPFTITAALTYLAAVAILFARPAKSRAAEAAPGPALRSPSGAD, encoded by the coding sequence ATGACCGCGCAGCACCCCCCGCGCCCCCTGCCGCCCGCTGCACGTCTCCTCCCCGGCGGGTGGTTCTACGGCTGGTACGTGGCCGTCGCCTGCTCCCTGCTGATGATGGTCGGCGTCGGGGTCGGCTATTACGGCCTCCCCATCTTCCTCAAGCCGCTCAAAGAGGCCCACGGCTGGTCAACCGCCGAAGTCAGCTGGGCCCCCGCCATCTACTTCTGCGTCTCCGGCCTCACCGCCGCCATCGTCGGCCCCTACGTCGACAAATACGGCCCTCGCCGCTTCATGCTCATCGGCAGCCTCATCAACGGCGCCAGCGCCGCCATGATCGGGATCGTCAATGAGCTCTGGCAGCTCTACCTCGTCTATTTCGTCTTCGCCGTCGCCTTCGGCATGTCCAGCAACATCGCCGTTAACGCCATCCTCACCCGCTGGTTTATCCGCCGCCGCGCCCTCGCCATGAGCATCTCCTTCACCGGCGTCTCCCTCGGCGGCGTTATCCTTGCTCCGGTCGCCAGCCGCCTCATCGACGCCGGCGGACTCGAACTGGCGACCCCGATCCTCGGCGCCCTCGTCATCCTCACGTCCATCCCCGTCATCCTCGGCGTCATCGTCTTCGACCCCCGCGACGTCGGCATGCTCCCCGACGGCGACACCGCGGAATCAGCACCGCCGCCCGCACAGCAGGCGGTCCTCGCCGCCCAGATGCGCACCTGGACCCGCGCCGAGGCAGTCCGCACCGTCGGATTCTGGGGCATCCTCGTCGCCTTCCTCCTCGTCCTCATCGCCCAGACCGGCTACGTCGTCCACCAGGTCACCTTCCTCGAAGACCGCCTCGGCTCCCGCAGCGCCGCCGCCTTCACCATCTCCGTCACCGCCTTCGGCTCCATCGTCGCCCGCCTCGCCGTCGGCATCTTCGCCGACAACGTCGACCGCCGCCTCCTCACCGTCATCCTCTTCGTCGTCCAGGCCACCGCCATCCTGCTCATCATTCACACCGACAGCATCGCTGCCACCTGGGCCCTCACCCTCGTCTTCGGCCTCACCATCGGCAACGTCTACATGATGCAGTCCCTCCTCGTCGGCGAAATTTTCGGCATGGTCTCATTCGGAACCGTCTTCGGGCTCATCAGTCTCGCCGGCCAGGTCGGGAGCGGCCTCGGTCCCATCGGCGTCGGCATCATCCACGACGCCACCGGCGGCTACACCGTCCCCTTCACCATCACCGCGGCCCTCACCTACCTCGCCGCCGTCGCCATCCTCTTCGCCCGCCCCGCGAAGTCCCGCGCTGCCGAGGCCGCCCCCGGGCCCGCTCTCCGCTCTCCCTCCGGCGCCGACTGA
- a CDS encoding enoyl-CoA hydratase has product MSDVVLTSVEDAVMVITMNRPESLNAMTPEMLDTLADVAAKAAADPAIRCVVITGAGRAFCAGGDVKAMAAANEAAASGGGGLVSRVDVLRQQEEVSRLLHEMPKPTIAAVNGVAAGAGLSVALAADLRIASDQARFTTAFAKVGFSGDFGGTWLLQRLVGPMRARELYFLSDVIDAARALELGIVSRVVPHDQFWAETMALAKRLASGPTLAYARMKDNFVYGETNTFADTLTREAENMVASGQTEDHRNAARAFVEKREPVFHGR; this is encoded by the coding sequence ATGTCTGACGTTGTCCTCACCTCGGTCGAAGATGCCGTCATGGTCATCACCATGAACCGCCCCGAATCCCTCAACGCCATGACCCCTGAGATGCTCGATACCCTCGCCGACGTCGCCGCGAAGGCCGCCGCCGACCCCGCCATCCGCTGCGTGGTGATCACCGGCGCCGGGCGCGCCTTCTGCGCCGGCGGCGATGTCAAAGCCATGGCTGCCGCCAACGAAGCCGCTGCCTCCGGCGGCGGTGGCCTCGTCTCCCGCGTCGATGTCCTCCGCCAGCAGGAAGAGGTCTCCCGCCTCCTCCACGAGATGCCCAAGCCCACCATCGCCGCGGTCAACGGCGTCGCTGCCGGCGCGGGCCTCAGCGTCGCCCTCGCCGCCGACCTCCGCATCGCCAGCGACCAGGCGCGCTTCACCACCGCCTTCGCCAAAGTCGGCTTCAGCGGCGACTTCGGCGGCACCTGGCTCCTCCAGCGCCTCGTGGGCCCCATGCGCGCCCGCGAGCTTTACTTCCTCTCCGACGTCATCGATGCCGCCCGCGCCCTCGAGCTCGGCATCGTCTCCCGCGTCGTCCCCCACGACCAGTTCTGGGCCGAGACCATGGCCCTCGCAAAGCGGCTCGCCAGCGGCCCCACCCTTGCCTACGCCCGCATGAAGGACAACTTCGTCTACGGCGAGACCAACACCTTCGCCGATACCCTCACCCGCGAGGCCGAAAACATGGTCGCCAGCGGCCAAACCGAAGACCACCGGAACGCCGCCCGCGCCTTCGTCGAAAAGCGCGAACCCGTCTTCCACGGCCGCTGA
- a CDS encoding LLM class flavin-dependent oxidoreductase, with translation MHGITVGVHIVARTAPELVDGIVAAEQAGIECAWLTVGGLAPDPFAVFGAAAMRTSRIKFGTSIVPTFPRHPLAMAQGAAAVDTLAPGRLRLGVGPSHKPVIEGTWGIPFERPLEHLREYLTILKAILGTGSVAFEGKRLIARGSIGGPTGVTVMASALRANGFRLCGELADGAISWVCPLPYLRDVAIPAIRQGAEKAGRTPPPLVAHIPVVVSEDAEAVREGARRQIGIYPRVPFYQQMFADAGFPEALEGQLSDRMIDALVVHGTAEAVKARLREAPAFGAGEILAMPILPPGDREALPRTLAALGELAAE, from the coding sequence ATGCACGGCATAACCGTCGGTGTCCATATCGTTGCCCGCACCGCCCCCGAACTTGTCGACGGCATCGTCGCCGCCGAACAGGCCGGCATCGAATGCGCATGGCTCACCGTCGGCGGCCTCGCCCCCGACCCCTTCGCCGTCTTCGGCGCCGCCGCCATGCGCACCTCGCGCATCAAGTTCGGCACCAGCATCGTCCCTACCTTCCCCCGCCATCCCCTCGCCATGGCCCAGGGCGCTGCCGCCGTCGATACCCTCGCACCTGGCCGTCTCCGCCTCGGCGTCGGCCCCAGCCACAAGCCCGTCATCGAAGGCACCTGGGGCATCCCCTTCGAGCGCCCCCTCGAACACCTCCGCGAATACCTCACCATCCTCAAAGCCATCCTCGGCACCGGCTCCGTCGCCTTCGAAGGCAAGCGCCTCATCGCCCGCGGCTCCATCGGCGGGCCGACCGGCGTCACCGTCATGGCCTCCGCCCTCCGCGCCAACGGCTTCCGCCTCTGCGGCGAACTCGCCGATGGCGCTATCTCCTGGGTCTGCCCCCTCCCCTACCTCCGCGACGTCGCCATCCCCGCCATCCGCCAGGGCGCCGAAAAAGCCGGGCGCACCCCGCCGCCCCTCGTCGCCCACATCCCTGTCGTCGTCTCCGAAGACGCCGAGGCTGTCCGCGAAGGTGCCCGCCGCCAGATCGGCATCTACCCCCGCGTTCCCTTCTACCAGCAGATGTTCGCCGATGCCGGCTTCCCCGAGGCCCTCGAGGGTCAGCTCTCCGACCGGATGATCGATGCCCTCGTCGTCCACGGCACCGCCGAAGCCGTCAAGGCCCGCCTCCGCGAAGCCCCAGCCTTCGGCGCCGGCGAAATCCTCGCCATGCCCATCCTGCCGCCCGGCGACCGCGAGGCCCTGCCCCGCACCCTCGCCGCCCTCGGAGAACTCGCCGCCGAGTAA
- a CDS encoding MFS transporter, which yields MAGARPAAHAAPGWRRNLVFIWIGVFVGLMGANFVFPFIPFFIQDLGVTDESRVAFYTGITASATGLSLTLTAPLWGSLADRFGRKPMFLRALVGAGLLIGIMGIAQAVWQLIILRFLMGAFAGTMGAAAALVAATTPKEQVGRALGTLQTGQFAANMLGPVLGGIVASSLGIRESFIFCAALYGIAAILVFFFVSETPVAGSEPGPAARRSEGSLLENLRVVIGERQVVLVLLFLFVLWLSTTFVRPVMPLSIDKFAAAAPGEGRVHLELPGAAWDLRKEAATGIVFAVIGLTSTIAALSVAPLGERFGYRNTVVAAALITGLLYPLVALAQGLTAFLLLFGAVGLFQGAMVPGTNALIAAGTPDGKQGSAFGLAASMQSMALLLGPLGGGFTSGVGGIGAVYIVIGVILVLAALAAAMLVREPEVFAGRRRAPARA from the coding sequence ATGGCCGGGGCCCGCCCGGCCGCCCACGCCGCGCCCGGCTGGCGCCGCAATCTCGTCTTCATCTGGATCGGCGTCTTCGTCGGGCTCATGGGCGCCAACTTCGTCTTCCCATTCATCCCCTTCTTCATCCAGGACCTCGGCGTCACCGACGAATCCCGCGTCGCCTTCTACACCGGCATCACCGCCAGCGCCACCGGGCTCTCGCTCACGCTCACCGCGCCGCTCTGGGGCTCCCTCGCCGACCGCTTCGGCCGCAAACCGATGTTCCTCCGCGCCCTGGTCGGCGCCGGCCTCCTCATCGGCATCATGGGCATCGCCCAGGCGGTCTGGCAGCTCATCATCCTCCGCTTCCTCATGGGCGCCTTCGCCGGCACCATGGGCGCCGCCGCTGCCCTCGTCGCCGCCACCACCCCCAAAGAACAGGTCGGGCGCGCCCTCGGCACCCTCCAGACGGGGCAGTTCGCCGCCAACATGCTCGGCCCCGTCCTCGGCGGCATCGTCGCCTCCAGCCTCGGCATCCGCGAATCCTTCATCTTCTGCGCGGCCCTTTACGGCATCGCCGCAATCCTCGTCTTCTTCTTCGTCAGCGAAACCCCCGTCGCCGGCAGCGAGCCCGGTCCCGCCGCCCGCCGCAGCGAGGGCTCCCTCCTCGAAAACCTCCGCGTGGTCATCGGCGAGCGCCAGGTCGTCCTCGTCCTCCTCTTCCTCTTCGTCCTCTGGCTCTCCACCACCTTCGTCCGCCCCGTGATGCCGCTCAGCATCGATAAGTTCGCCGCTGCTGCCCCCGGCGAGGGGCGCGTCCACCTCGAACTCCCCGGCGCCGCCTGGGACCTCCGCAAAGAGGCCGCAACCGGCATCGTCTTCGCCGTCATCGGGCTCACCTCCACCATCGCCGCCCTCTCCGTCGCGCCCCTCGGCGAGCGCTTCGGCTACCGCAACACCGTTGTCGCCGCCGCACTCATCACCGGCCTCCTCTACCCGCTCGTGGCCCTCGCCCAGGGCCTTACCGCCTTCCTGCTCCTCTTCGGCGCGGTCGGCCTCTTCCAGGGCGCCATGGTCCCCGGCACAAACGCCCTCATCGCCGCCGGCACCCCCGATGGCAAGCAGGGCAGCGCCTTCGGTCTCGCCGCCAGCATGCAGTCCATGGCGCTCCTCCTCGGCCCCCTCGGCGGCGGCTTCACTTCCGGCGTCGGCGGCATCGGCGCCGTCTACATCGTCATCGGCGTCATCCTCGTCCTCGCTGCCCTCGCCGCAGCCATGCTCGTCCGCGAGCCCGAGGTCTTCGCCGGGCGCCGCCGGGCCCCCGCCCGGGCCTGA